The DNA sequence gccccgccctcaaagatggcagcagccacaggcacaagatggctggcaggggagggcagttgtgggcaatcaggccagcaggggagggcagttaggtgtgacctggctggcaagggaggacagttggtggtgaccaggcctgtagaggagggctgttgggggggaccaggtcagcaggggagggcatttggggtggaccaggcctacaggggagagcagctggtggcaaccaggcctgcagggcagggcagtttggggggaccacaCTTTGACTATAACaaagtggaagggattaaatcctttcctgtcctttttaaattgctgccaaacattggGATAActgtacattatgctgttgtaattctaaaatataaagagatGTGTTatctttgtctccaagcaccaaaaagatgatttttttttattgattcccaagggtgcgaagtactattataggtaatgctatctcttcttttttcttaaaatatcttgCAATTTCTGGTTAACTTTTACACTGACCCtttattaataaaaagtattaGTATTTTAATACTCAGAATAATTGCTAACTGTTATTGAATTATACACTAATGTTGTGTATACTTTAAGTTTATTtgtattgttgacactattacagatgtcccctttcccctgcGTTTGCCTACATCCCCCACCCgcacttccctctggccatcaccacactgttacaCAGAAGTGAGTATCCGTTCAGGTCTCATTCTTTTGAACTTCATCTCTCAAACTTCATCTGTAGTCATGGCACCCAGAAGCTGAAATACAGGAGAGCTCCAACTCCAAGACCTAGTCAAGCCAAATCATATGCCCAAAAGCAAACATGCACCCAAATTCTCCTCCTGTCTAACCTCAGCTTCCTTCATCCTTCCAAATCACTTTATTGATATCTTTAATACCTGCTCTGCCCTTCTCCCAACTGGGAAACTTCACTGAATTCTTACAATTGTAACATATGGTTCAAAGAGTTCCCCATTCCCCCATTCTCTCCCTTCAAAGGATCCAGTATGTTCAGGCCCATATTTCTGAATGCTTACCTGTGTCGGGAACTAGACCCTATGCAGAGGTGTTGCCAAATTCaaatctttaaaacaaatctGGAACTAAGCCTTCCCCACACTGGCCTGCCTTCACTTGGGTCCATAATCCCAGCCTCAGCCTTaaccctccttccttcttcttcaggtttcatctgcatattagccttcctcctcctccagtgcTCAGAGTCAGGTGAGTGCAGGATGGCGAAGAATGAAGAGGGATGAGGCTACCTTGGGAAGTGGGTTAAAGAGGATCCTGATTCAGGGGATGGAGATTCTCCTTGAAGTCACTGGCAATTTCTGTCCAGGGACCCACATCACCTCTGGCCTGTGGCTGTGCCAGCGAGCAACCAGATGTGGGCACCGGATGGACAAACTGTTGGAGCAATGCTGTGAGGATCACACCATCCTGCCCTTGAACGGGACCCACCTCTTTGGCCCTAACTGCACTTCTGACCCTGCTTTGAGCTCTGCTGTCTGAGTCCTTGGCCCCCAGAAGAGATTTGTTGTCAGATTGAAGGTTCTGGGCAGGAAGTCACGGTGCcctacctctcccacctccagggtCCAGACCAAGTAAGGACGCTGCCTCACTCAAGATACAACccgcagggtaagcatccttgagaaagcacatacGTCCTTTAAGCAAGAACACGTTTAAGTAAACActtgggggctcagacttgtttggaaaagtcaaggcagggccAGGCGCTTTCCCCACAGTTGGTCTTTTTCTTATTGGCTCTATACCTTGGATGTGGTATTTCCTGGTCCCtcgctcctctctcctcctttttctaATACAGTTTGTGTCTTGCCTTCTCACGCTCTTCATGTTGATTTGTTTTGATGAACTGAAGGTCTTAATTTGAATAAAGTTCAATTTAtcaattattaattcattttgtgATGGTTAGTGCTTTCTTGTCCTTTACAGGATTCTTTGTTTAATCCAAATCCAAGTGTTTTTCCGGGAGATTCCTGGTCTCACTATTCACGTTAGTCCTGTAATTCACTTAAAATTAAGTTTTGTATTTGGTGTGAGGTTGTCATTTTCCCACATGGGTATTTCATCCCATATAATTCATAGTCTACATTTGGGCTCTCTGTCTTGTCCCACTGATTATTTGTCTGTCCTTGAAGTGATATCATATTGTCTTATTACTATTATCATACACATAATCATTATTCtcctaaagaaaattattttgcttattctAGGTCCTTTGGCAACATTCAGCAAGGAAATTtgtagcaaaaataaagaaaacctgtTGGGTGTTTGAGTTTGATTGCAAGGAATCTCTACATCTATTAGAGAGAATTTACACCTTAAGAATATTGAGACTTCCAATCCAGGAGCATGGAAGAGGTctgaatttatttctatattcttcAATATATTTCAGCAATGTTTGGAAGTTGCCAGTGTGAAGACCTTGCCCATTTGTATcagatttattcctaagtatttggTCTTCCTGACCCTTCACTATCAAATTGGATCCAATTTACCTGCACTTCCTTCCTGGATATGGCTGCTAATGTTGTCAATAAACAGAGCATCTACTCTGGCAGGGCCCAGTGCTGGACGCAGAGTGCATAGCTGGCAACAAGGCAGACAGGTTAGTTTAGGGCGGGGGACAGACATTAAAGAGAGAAGTATTGAACTCGTTTTTAAAGAGTTGTAAAGGGACCAAAAGGGAGTTGCTAACAAAGAGACTTGACATAATCtcaggagtgagtgagtgagtgagtgcccTGAGGAAGTGCGTTTTGAACTAACAATTGGCAGATGAGGCCGTCATCAATAGTTCATAGCataaatgatgtgtgtgtgtgcgtgtgcgtgtgtgtgtgtgtgtgtgtgtgtgtgtgtgtgtgtattctaaaTGTCCTTTTGAGAAGGGAAACGGGAGGCTTTATGGTAGTTGTGGGGCATCTATGATGATGCcaatgaatttaaataatttagtaaGTATCCAATCACCTCATACAATTCAGGACCCACACTTGTCTGGAGTTCCTCCTCCAGCTTGCTTTGAGACACTGAATGTAAGCAGGCATGAGCCTTTGTGCAGGCCTGATTTATGGAATATGAAATGTGCATCAGTTGGTAATTCCTGATACAAAGTGTTTCAAATTCCTCTTCACATGCATCCCAAATCCAGACCCAGTTACAAACCACAGCTACACTTTGATAGGTTCTTCCCTGAGCCCTGGGGCATGTGGTGAATTGTTTTACTCCCAAACGGTGCCTCTCTTGCCCCTCTAGACTCCTAAGCCTGAGTGCACTACCTCACCCAGCTCCTACCCCAGAGTGGAAGGGGACTTGGGCAAGTAATGAAAAGTTTCCCTTCTTATTTCCAGATTTAAGTCGGAAGATTTTTAGTATTTGGAGAATGATTCTTACTACATAAGTGAAAAGTATCAAATTCTCATGTTCTTTTGGTCATTTGGACCAAATCTGATAAAGTCTTCATATGTTCTGGAATTTACTATGCACCTGTACTTCATTTATCAGGAGAGAAATTAGGCTTCAGAGGAAGAATTTGTGTAATCACAGGTGGGTGAGTGCAGGTGTGAGCAGGACAAAGAGCTCAGAAACTTGGGTCCTACCACATCAAGGCCCAACAGGGAGTCTAATGTAAGGAACATGCTGGAAAATAACAAGTTGAAAAAGTACTATCAGCCAGGTCCTGTGGCTGTGCTGGATCTCAAAACAATCCATCCACAAGGGGAGAACTTGCTTCCACAGGCTTTCCAGTCCTGAGTGGACACTTTTGTCACTGGATGGTGACCAGGCCTAGAGTCTATAATCCTAGGGCCCTCcagtaatgtgtgtgtttttgactGCATGCAGGAAAGACTTCACAACACAAGGTCATTGTGAGACTGATTATTGAAGTTGTGGATAGTGAAataaaggaagggcttaggatagatgAAGCAACAAGAGAGCCAAGGTGGGGCTGCTTGGGGTCATTAGAAATGTTCTCAGGAAGAAGTAGGCCTAGGTAGGGCTGATTGGGGTCACTAGAAATGTTCTCAAGAAGACGTGGGACAAGGTGGGACTGCTTGGGTCACTAGAAATGTTATCAGGAAGACGTGGACCTAGGTGGGGCTGATTGAGTTCACTAGAAATGTTATCAGGAATTAGAAGGCCTAggtggggctgattggggtcAACAGAAATGTTCTCAGGAAGAAGTAGACCTAGGTAGGGCTGATTGggttcaataaaaacattattaggAAGAAGAAGGCCTAggtggggctgattggggtcACTAGAAACGCTATCATAAAGTGGGCCAAGTTGGAGGTGCCGTTAGCTCACTGCAAAATCAGAGAAAGGTGCGGCTAGAGACAGGTTTAGGGGGTCCCTTAAAGTTTAGGTGATGCACActctgggggaaagagagaagaaagggtaaGGCATGGGCGTGCTCCCTGGAAGGAGAGGGCTCATGCTGAGTCCTTTGTTTTGAAggtttttaaaggctgggagtttaggggaggtcttaggggagatCTCAATGGACTATTCTTGAGTTTTCCGGGTCTTTCCTTTCatggtcatggtctccactgattggttggcaccAGGTATCACAGCTGGTCCTTCTTGGCCCACagagttttgctgcttttctgagcctggagctcaAATACAACGGAGGCCTAGATATCATCTCAAGGGAGGTGACATTCTGTAACTGGCAGTAATTGCTGGGCTAGTTTGTTCAGCtgtttgtctcagtttccccattccacttgccaaagaattttcctagcttcttgctATTCTGTCTCATTCTGACAAATGTTTCTTCCCCAAAACTAGATCAACAATACATCCCaacaaataaagataatttttcatCAAAGGTCTCACCATTACTAATGACTTAGACCTACCTGCCATGAGGATTTTCtcaagtaataaaagaaaatattcctaCCTGGACTGCTTCTCCTGTGGAAATTTCCTGCCCCTGACCATGTTGTGTGATGGAAagggcctggcccaggagtcAGCAGTCTGTTCAGTAATGAATCTGTCTATGTCTTGGCTGTGCTACATTGCAGAACTCACTGTCTTTAATAGAAGAGTaattttccttcattccttcctattTCCCCTATTTCAgtatctccttcccttcttttcctttaattatttattatgggAAATTTCCATTTCAAACATCACCAAATGTAGAGACAATAGTATAATAAGCCCTCAGTTACTTATCAGCTTTAACAGCTATCATCATATAAACCATCTTGTTCATCCATAACTCTACTCACCTCACCCccggcttcttttttttttaatcctcacctaaggatatgtgtattgattttttttagagaaaggggaagggagatggagaaagagtgagaaagagagagagagagatttgttgcttTTCATATGCACCCAGAACGGTGATCAAACCCAAAGCCCAGGTATGTACTCAGACTGGTAATCAAACAAAATCTGCAGCTATTCTTCTTCGGTGTACAGAACAATGCTTtggccaactgagccactgggctagAGCACCCCTGGCTTCTTCTGAAGCAAATCCCTAAACATCAGTAAactcatctgtaaatattttcagaattacaTAACTTATCTATTGCTGTTGTCTAGTTGCTAGAAACAGTAATGAATCTGTGAGATCATGATTTGTGGGTTGACGATTTGGGCTGGGATCAGCTGAACGGTTCTTCTGTAGGTTTTGTCTGCTCTCTCATGTGGGTGTAGTAAGCTGGTGACTTCTTTAGGGTTGGACAGTCCCTGATGGCCTCACTCACATGTCTGACAGTTGATCAAGGATCCTTAGTTCTCCACATGGCCTCTCCAGCAGGCTTGCTTGGTGTTGTTCCCATTGTGTCAGTATTCCATGAGTTCCCTGTGGCAAGAGGGaatcttttaattaaataattttttaactttacttttattgttgacatcTGTTGAcacagatgtccccattctcGCCCCCCCAAATTTGTCCATCTGAATCCAGCCCCTGGCCCCCCTTTCCTCTCGccgtcaccacactgttgtctgggtCTAGGGGTTATGCATCATGTTCTTTGGCTaacccttcaccttctttcatctccTCCTTCCGGTaagtgtcagtctgttccatgtatccatgcctctgtttctattttgtccataagttgattttgttcattatgttccactTGGAAAACTTAATGTTGAAAAGCTTTCTGATTTaacttgttttttattgttttatttaacttttttaatgaCTCTAAAAGGTGTCATTAATTGGGTATGCTATAATTTATTGAATAGGTCATCGTGATTAAATCATACTTATTGAAGTGTTGTTAATACACAGAATTTTTCATCTTAAATGTCCAATCTTGATTGATGTATGTTGGAAGTTGACTAAGAAGGTGAAACAAAAAGGCTAAAACACTGTTGGCATTAACAGAGCCAAGGGACCTCCTGTGGAAAGGAAATGACACAAAGgctttctctgtctctatctctaggTCTGCTGAGGATCAACTTCAATGATCTCCCAGGACCTCTGGAAGGGAGGCCTTACCTCCAGGATCACCAATTCTTTGCCATTGTTCAAGTCAGAAACATGTGTACCTTTTGGGTGGGTTCTGCTCAGAGGGATAAATTCTTGGTGAGAGGCATGTAGGCTGGATTATAgacccactcacccactcattCCATCCCCCTTATTCATGAATTTTTCCTGCTAATCCTTCCTCACCCACAACTTCCTCACTGAAGTTTCTATTGCATCACAACAGATTATTTTCAAGGACATAGTTGTGATTGATTCTATTTATGATACCCCACACCTTTTCACCTGCTGGAAATGTTTCTAGAAAAGACTTAGCAAGTGAAAGGGAGCCAGAGGGCGGGGCTTCCAGAAATCATTTATAACCTGCTGCTTGCAGAGATCACACACATAACTACACACAATTTGGAAGAGCTTCCAGCAAAAGGCACAACAATGGCTACTCTACAGGTGAGTTGATAAGGCAAAGCCCTCAATGATCCCAGGTCCCataagggaaggaggaaagagtctGAGATTTTCTGAGATGAAAATATTGGGAATATTTTACTGGGGGTTGTGAgtgggtggaagagagaggatggGCCAGTGTATCTACTTTCACCATTTGGTGGCATCTGACTGAGGGTGAACTCTACTGAGGCCCTGTGGCTTTGTGTGGAAAGTAAAGAGCTTACTGGGATGAGGCAGTATGTGCATGGGTGCAAGGGGTGAGAATGCACATTTGTCTTCAtgcctctgagtgtgtgtgtgtgagtgaagcTGGGGCAGTGGTTGAACAGCTGTGCATGTCATCATGAGTAGTAGTGTTGGGAGGTGTGAGACAGTGAGTTCCACGTCCTTGTATAACTGTGTGTGTATGATGATCTATGACTGCGTAAACTATGAATATGTGTGCACCTGTGTCCACTTGTGAGGGTTCTCCCGTAAATGGTAGTGACTGTTTAAGTAGCTGTGTTTCCTTCCATGTATAGCATTGTGGCTTCTGCTGGGCAGGACTGGAGGTCTTGGGGAGAGTGGGTTTCCCAGCACTCCTCTCTGAGCATTAATGAGAGCAGAATGAGTCAGTCCTCAGATGCCTCTTCTCAAGAAGGCTGGGGGCAGGTGAACTCAGACTGTGGGGCACAGGATCTCCTGTCTAGGTCAGAACACAGTGacccctgctcctgcctcaggtCTCCTCCCCAGCCAGTCTTCCTTTGTCCTAACAAaaaacaggggtgggggagtAAGCTGATCCTGGCTCTCTGGAGAATGTTGTTGGGAGAATTGGTTTCATAGAATGGATCACCTGAAGATGGAAGGAACAAAACCATCCTCAGTCCAGATAAAGCTTACAGTCAATATCAGGGAACAACCTGTAGATTCTATTTAATTAGTTTCCTATCTCCCACCCTGTGTGCAGGTACTGACTCTCCTCAGCAACTTGTACACATTCCGGAAAGGACACCATTGCCCTTGAAAATTCTGATGCATATACATGCCACACACAGGAGTCTCCTTTTCcattatttccctctccctttaaaCAACTACCTTATATAGGAGtgaattcttatattttatatttttacattctaaAGCCTTATCTTCACAGTTTCAGGTAAAAACTGATGGGAGGGTAGTATCCCAGAAAGGGCCCTCCGCTTCTGCTAAGTCACCCCTGTATGGACCCTATACCTGCCAGTGACCATGCTAAAGGTTTTACATCTAGTAGCTCAGCTATTCCTGAGAACATCCTATGAAATAGGAATCTTTATGATCCTCCTTGTactgagaaaatggaggcagggGGCATTCAAGTAATGGAACTCAGTTCTCATTGGTAGTAAGAGGCAGAAGCAGCATTAGAATCCAGGCCACCTGGCTTTTGAACTCTTGATGTTAACTTCAACCTTCTCATTTCTTCAAAGACCCAGGGAACTGCCTGTGGTGAGGTGGGAAGAAGAGGGTCCTCACAGTATGTCCTTTGATGTATAACCTGCTTTGCCACTGGGAACTGTTACAGAATTGGTGACCACACCTGGCCTTGACCCTTTCAACCACTCTTGTCTCCCATGGCAGGTCccatatacaaaaaatatatccttgtcTGTTGATTCTGCAGTGAAAATCAAAGCGACACCTGCCATGCCTTTCAAGTGAGTATCTATAGCCCACGGGGAGGAGAAGTGAGATTACTAGAGCTTTGAAGGTCACTTCATGCATGACTGAGGTTAAAGTTTGTAATTAGCATAATGGAAGCCCAATGCAGTTGCAGTTCCTGGAGACCCATATAGTGACAGGCATTAAACCGACAGATGCATGTCTGAGGGCTAGTGTTGAAGTCTGGGGGCTGGGATCAACAAGTTTTGGAGCTGAAGCTTATGATCAAGGGGCACAGTATTTCCAGGGCATGAAAAGTAACCCCAGGCCAGTGACTGCTGCTCAGTGTGAGTACTGAGCTAAGAGATGAGGCatctccccagcctgggcaggACAAGCAGAAGGACCCCACAGGGACACGTACTGCAGTGtcacccaggaaggccttccaTCCCCCAGGAGGAGTTGGgaagggtgtgtatgtgtgtgtcaaaTGTGGGCCCACATGAGGAAGAGTCCTGCTCAACATGCTGTGTGCTTTGCCTTTAGTATGGGCCCAGAAATGCAGGTGGATTTCTACACTGGAATTGAAATGGACTCAAACATTGCCTTCCAATTCCGAGTGTACTTTGGCAAGCAAGTGGTGATGAACAGCCGTCTGGGTGGGAACTGCGGTGAAGAAGTGAAATCCACTGTTATGACCTTTAAGGATGGCCAACCCTTTGAACTGTGCATCTCGGTGCAGTCAAATGAGTACCAGGTGAGTGTGCCCAGGAACATCCACTCCATGGGCTCTCAGGGCTCTCACAGGAGCACACAgctctccctggcctggcccccagagTCACCTGTGGTTCATCTCCTGCCCCTCTCATCACAGAGCACCCTCTGCTTGTACTGCCATGCTCAGGTCCTTTTCCAAAGCTAAACAGGTCAAGATCAGCACACACGTCTTTTTCTCCATGGTGGAGAAGTTTCTTTCTTCACTCACAGCCTCTTTCTACCTATGCTGTCAATCCTTCAGTTTTCATATAGGAGATTGTTAAGATATgcctataaataattataatcacTCTAAACTTAAATCTTCCCTACATTCCCAAACCCAGTCCCTCTCTCCAGAGCAACACTTACTAATTCCTTTATGCTCCTTCCAGAGATAATATATGCTTGTTCAAGTCTATGTATCTACCTTTCTATTGATCTATCTATCATtcatctctttctgcttttatttataaacaaatgaTGTCATAATTTTCTCTAGAAATCACACATTAGTGACTAGATTTTATTTGTTGTCAGAGA is a window from the Eptesicus fuscus isolate TK198812 chromosome 21, DD_ASM_mEF_20220401, whole genome shotgun sequence genome containing:
- the LOC129147786 gene encoding placental protein 13-like, with protein sequence MATLQVPYTKNISLSVDSAVKIKATPAMPFNMGPEMQVDFYTGIEMDSNIAFQFRVYFGKQVVMNSRLGGNCGEEVKSTVMTFKDGQPFELCISVQSNEYQVSVNGRQCYTFPHRFDPGSVKMIQVWRDVSLTSVNVV